From Pirellulales bacterium, the proteins below share one genomic window:
- a CDS encoding Hsp20/alpha crystallin family protein, translated as MAQETTPKKQPPHEKPIHGTIATTQPRLPMSSFGPFGRFRTDFDRLFEDFFSMAPMWPTVNRLGRESNWGLHVEENDDSIVVHAEAPGFESGDFDVQVRDNELRLCGSHHAESKEEKGNGYHWEERELCRTVTLPGGIDAEKVNAQYRNGMLTVTLPKSEQARGKKIQVKG; from the coding sequence ATGGCACAGGAAACCACTCCCAAGAAACAGCCACCACACGAAAAGCCCATTCACGGAACAATTGCGACAACGCAGCCCCGGCTTCCAATGTCGAGTTTCGGTCCGTTTGGCCGATTTCGAACCGATTTCGATCGGCTGTTCGAAGACTTTTTCTCGATGGCGCCGATGTGGCCGACCGTGAATCGCCTGGGACGCGAAAGTAACTGGGGACTCCACGTGGAGGAGAACGACGACTCGATTGTCGTGCATGCCGAAGCGCCTGGCTTCGAGTCGGGAGACTTCGACGTTCAGGTGCGAGACAACGAACTGCGCTTGTGCGGTTCGCACCATGCGGAATCCAAGGAAGAAAAGGGAAATGGCTATCACTGGGAAGAACGCGAGTTGTGTCGCACGGTGACGCTTCCCGGCGGCATTGATGCCGAGAAAGTCAATGCCCAATATCGCAACGGAATGCTCACGGTAACGCTCCCCAAGTCGGAGCAAGCGCGCGGAAAAAAGATTCAAGTGAAAGGATGA